The following coding sequences are from one Tissierella sp. window:
- the dnaA gene encoding chromosomal replication initiator protein DnaA: MASSLDNIWNEVLNLIKVELTEVSFNTWLKTIEPISISSNKVVLAAPNEFTKGILVGRYLNLIKSALTQVTEEEFNIQFIIPGEEHSLNIGQSLVQENNDGNQRSQLNPKYTFDTFVIGNSNRFAHAASLAVAEAPAQAYNPLFIYGGVGLGKTHLMHAIGHYILSQNPNSKVVYVSSEKFTNELINSIREYRNEEFRNKYRNIDVLLVDDIQFIAGKEGTQEEFFHTFNALHEANKQIIISSDRPPKEIPTLEERLRSRFEWGLISDIQPPDLETRIAILRKKANVENIVVNDNVMLYIASKIQSNIRELEGALIRVVAYSSLTNSEVTEELASEALKDILSNNKSVEITVDLIKEIISKNFRIKIDDFNSKKRTRAIAYPRQIAMYLTRELTDLSLPKIGDEFGGRDHTTVIHAYDKISTELNDNIELKRKIDDIVKELKE, encoded by the coding sequence ATGGCTTCAAGTTTAGATAATATTTGGAATGAGGTTCTAAATCTAATAAAAGTTGAATTGACAGAAGTTAGTTTCAATACTTGGCTAAAAACAATTGAACCTATTAGTATTTCATCTAATAAGGTTGTATTAGCTGCTCCCAATGAATTCACTAAGGGTATTTTAGTTGGTAGATATTTAAATCTTATAAAGAGTGCTTTAACACAGGTAACTGAAGAAGAGTTTAATATTCAATTTATCATACCTGGAGAAGAACACTCCCTAAATATTGGACAATCATTGGTACAGGAAAACAATGATGGAAATCAAAGATCACAATTAAATCCAAAGTATACATTCGATACATTTGTAATTGGAAATAGTAATCGTTTTGCCCACGCTGCTTCATTAGCAGTTGCAGAAGCCCCTGCTCAAGCATATAATCCTTTATTTATATATGGAGGAGTAGGTCTTGGAAAAACCCATTTAATGCATGCAATTGGCCATTACATACTTAGCCAAAACCCTAATTCTAAAGTAGTCTATGTCTCATCAGAAAAATTTACCAATGAACTTATTAATTCTATTAGAGAATATAGAAATGAAGAATTTAGAAATAAGTATAGAAATATAGATGTATTGTTAGTAGATGATATCCAATTTATAGCAGGTAAAGAAGGTACTCAAGAAGAATTCTTCCACACATTTAATGCATTACATGAAGCAAATAAACAAATTATTATATCTAGTGATAGGCCACCAAAAGAAATTCCTACATTAGAAGAGAGACTTAGATCTAGATTTGAGTGGGGGCTTATTTCTGATATCCAACCACCAGATTTAGAAACTAGAATTGCAATACTAAGAAAGAAAGCTAATGTTGAAAATATAGTAGTTAACGACAATGTTATGCTATATATAGCTTCTAAAATTCAATCTAATATTAGAGAACTGGAAGGTGCGCTTATTAGAGTAGTTGCTTATTCTTCTCTAACTAATAGTGAAGTAACTGAAGAATTAGCTAGTGAGGCTCTTAAAGATATATTATCAAATAATAAATCAGTGGAGATTACAGTTGATTTAATAAAAGAAATTATATCTAAAAATTTCAGAATAAAAATAGATGACTTTAATTCTAAAAAAAGAACTAGAGCAATTGCATATCCAAGGCAAATTGCAATGTATTTAACTAGAGAGTTGACAGATTTATCTCTACCTAAAATAGGCGATGAATTTGGAGGTAGAGACCATACAACTGTTATACATGCATATGATAAAATAAGTACTGAGTTAAATGATAATATTGAACTTAAAAGAAAAATTGACGATATAGTAAAAGAATTAAAAGAATAA
- the noc gene encoding nucleoid occlusion protein: MKDVQPEVKYIPISIIKPNPYQPRKDFNQKSLEELSQSIKSYGIIQPISVRQLKADSYELIAGERRLRASELAELSEIPAIVVDYRDKESAIIALMENLQREDLNFIEEAEGYNNLIVDHGFTQQEIAEKMGKNQSTVANKLRLLKLPDDIKRSLLESNLTERHGRALLKLSDDDLKRKILDRVVKNELNVNKTEALVEDILNDLTKTETNEVKQNIKSMINIRIYLNTIKNAFSAIKNTGINADYKEIDKGDHVEVTVRIPK; this comes from the coding sequence ATGAAAGATGTTCAACCAGAGGTTAAGTATATTCCTATATCAATTATCAAGCCAAATCCATATCAACCTAGGAAGGATTTTAATCAAAAATCTTTAGAAGAATTAAGCCAATCTATAAAGTCCTATGGAATAATTCAGCCAATCAGTGTGAGGCAACTTAAGGCTGACTCATATGAATTAATTGCTGGAGAGAGAAGGCTAAGAGCATCAGAACTGGCTGAACTTTCAGAAATACCAGCTATTGTTGTTGACTATCGTGATAAAGAATCTGCTATTATTGCATTGATGGAAAACTTACAAAGAGAGGATTTGAATTTTATAGAGGAGGCAGAAGGTTATAACAATCTTATAGTAGATCATGGATTTACTCAACAAGAAATTGCAGAGAAAATGGGAAAGAATCAATCAACAGTAGCTAATAAATTAAGACTTTTGAAATTACCAGATGATATAAAGAGGAGCTTATTAGAGTCTAATCTTACAGAAAGGCATGGTCGTGCATTACTGAAGCTTTCAGATGATGACTTGAAAAGGAAAATATTAGATAGAGTAGTAAAGAACGAGCTAAATGTAAACAAAACGGAGGCTTTAGTTGAAGATATATTAAATGATTTGACAAAGACTGAAACAAATGAAGTTAAACAAAATATCAAAAGTATGATAAATATTAGGATTTATTTAAATACCATAAAAAATGCTTTTTCTGCCATTAAGAATACAGGAATAAATGCAGATTATAAAGAGATAGATAAAGGTGATCATGTAGAAGTTACAGTTCGTATACCAAAATAA
- a CDS encoding AAA family ATPase: protein MGKIISIFNQKGGVGKTTTTINLCAGVGKLGKKVLLVDIDPQGNATSGLGVDKSDGHPIIYDVLVKEVGPSEAIRESSAENVSIIGSNNELAGLEIELAREGNWEKILRDKLLEIKNDYDFIFIDCPPSLGILSILGLVASDSVIIPIQCEYYALEGVSQLFETIKLVRKGLNPDLEIEGVVLSMFDGRTNLSIQVVDEVKNFFKGKVYVSLIPRNVRLAEAPSYGLSIMDYDNKSKGSEAYMELAEEFLELVEE from the coding sequence TTGGGTAAGATAATTTCGATATTTAATCAAAAAGGTGGAGTTGGAAAGACTACTACCACAATAAATCTTTGTGCAGGTGTAGGGAAATTAGGAAAAAAGGTTCTTTTAGTAGACATTGATCCACAAGGAAATGCAACTTCTGGACTTGGAGTGGATAAATCTGATGGACATCCAATTATTTATGATGTGTTAGTTAAGGAAGTGGGTCCATCAGAAGCTATTAGAGAAAGTTCAGCAGAAAATGTGAGTATTATAGGATCTAATAATGAATTAGCCGGTTTAGAAATAGAATTAGCCAGAGAAGGTAATTGGGAAAAGATCCTAAGAGATAAACTGCTAGAGATTAAGAATGATTATGATTTTATATTTATAGATTGTCCACCTTCTCTAGGAATACTATCAATACTTGGGTTAGTAGCATCAGATAGTGTAATAATACCAATTCAGTGTGAGTATTATGCCCTTGAGGGAGTCAGTCAATTGTTTGAGACTATAAAACTTGTGAGGAAAGGATTAAATCCTGATTTGGAAATTGAGGGAGTAGTTCTTAGTATGTTTGATGGTAGGACAAACCTATCTATACAAGTAGTAGATGAAGTGAAAAACTTTTTCAAAGGAAAAGTATATGTAAGTCTTATTCCAAGGAATGTAAGATTAGCAGAAGCTCCAAGTTATGGTTTGTCTATTATGGATTATGATAACAAATCAAAGGGCTCAGAGGCTTATATGGAATTGGCAGAAGAATTTCTAGAATTGGTAGAGGAGTGA
- the rsmG gene encoding 16S rRNA (guanine(527)-N(7))-methyltransferase RsmG, with the protein MTDINTLLKGVVELGIELNEKQREQFSNYKDMLKEWNEKINITAITDDREIDIKHFLDSLTPLKYFVGKKKVIDVGTGGGFPGLPLKILNNELDVTLLDSLNKRIIFLKEVIESLQLSNIVAVHGRAEELGRMMEYREKYDICVSRAVASLNTLSEYCMPFVKVGGYFISMKGSNVEEELKESENGIKILGGKIVKKEIIVLPESDIEHSLIIIEKIKDTSTKYPRAGGKPKKNPL; encoded by the coding sequence ATGACTGATATTAATACCTTGTTAAAAGGGGTAGTGGAGTTAGGAATAGAATTAAATGAAAAACAAAGGGAACAATTTAGTAATTATAAGGATATGCTAAAAGAATGGAATGAAAAAATTAACATAACTGCAATTACCGATGATAGAGAGATTGATATTAAACATTTCTTAGATAGCTTAACACCTTTAAAATATTTTGTTGGAAAAAAGAAAGTAATAGATGTAGGAACTGGAGGGGGATTTCCAGGATTACCTTTAAAAATACTAAATAATGAACTGGATGTAACATTGCTAGATAGTTTAAATAAAAGAATAATTTTTTTAAAAGAAGTAATAGAGTCATTGCAGCTTTCAAACATAGTTGCTGTACATGGTAGAGCTGAAGAACTTGGTAGAATGATGGAGTATAGAGAAAAATATGATATATGTGTATCTAGAGCAGTAGCATCACTTAATACTTTATCCGAGTATTGTATGCCTTTTGTAAAAGTTGGAGGATATTTCATATCTATGAAGGGCTCAAATGTAGAAGAAGAGCTTAAAGAATCTGAAAATGGTATTAAAATATTAGGTGGAAAAATAGTTAAGAAGGAAATAATTGTACTTCCAGAATCAGATATCGAACATTCTTTGATAATAATTGAGAAAATTAAAGATACCTCGACAAAATATCCTAGGGCCGGTGGGAAACCTAAGAAAAATCCATTGTAA
- the jag gene encoding RNA-binding cell elongation regulator Jag/EloR — translation MRSVIKVSKTVDEAIREALIELDISKDDAEIEIIEEPSKGLFGLIGAKDAKVRVSVVNDTIEIADNFLSKLLNSMNIKAVNIIKKNGNNLHVDITDISSTDMGILIGKRGNTLDSVQYLLSLVINKKKDDYIKVIVDTEGYRAKREETLIRLANKMAEKAKYGKRPVKLEPMNPYERRIIHSALQNINGVTTYSEGDEPYRRVVIQSK, via the coding sequence ATGAGGTCCGTTATAAAGGTATCTAAAACCGTTGATGAGGCTATAAGAGAGGCTTTAATAGAGTTGGATATAAGCAAAGATGATGCAGAAATTGAAATTATTGAAGAACCAAGTAAAGGTTTATTTGGTTTAATTGGTGCAAAAGATGCTAAGGTAAGGGTTTCAGTAGTAAACGATACTATAGAAATAGCAGATAATTTTTTATCTAAACTATTAAACTCTATGAATATTAAGGCTGTTAATATAATCAAGAAAAATGGAAATAATCTACATGTAGATATAACTGACATAAGTTCTACTGACATGGGTATACTAATAGGCAAACGAGGTAATACTCTGGATTCTGTCCAATATTTATTAAGTTTAGTTATTAATAAAAAGAAGGATGATTATATTAAGGTAATAGTTGATACAGAAGGATATAGGGCAAAAAGAGAAGAAACCTTAATTAGGTTAGCTAATAAGATGGCAGAAAAAGCTAAATATGGTAAACGACCAGTGAAGCTAGAGCCAATGAACCCTTATGAAAGAAGAATTATACATTCTGCATTACAAAATATTAATGGCGTAACTACTTATAGTGAAGGTGATGAACCTTATAGAAGAGTAGTCATTCAATCAAAATAA
- the rnpA gene encoding ribonuclease P protein component has product MDRIYRLRSNMEFKKVYSGRKSYWNRNLILYVRKNDLKYSRIGYSITKKVGNAVVRNKIRRRMKEINRLNFNKIKDNYDLIFIPKKNIVDISYIELESAVLHILKIAGLLKEQSDKNG; this is encoded by the coding sequence ATGGATAGAATTTATAGATTGAGATCTAATATGGAGTTTAAAAAAGTCTATAGTGGTAGAAAAAGCTATTGGAATAGGAATTTAATACTTTATGTAAGAAAGAATGATTTAAAATATTCTAGGATTGGTTATTCCATAACAAAAAAAGTTGGCAATGCTGTTGTTAGAAACAAGATAAGAAGGCGTATGAAAGAGATTAACAGACTCAATTTTAATAAAATAAAGGATAATTACGATTTGATTTTTATACCGAAAAAGAATATTGTAGATATTTCTTATATTGAATTAGAAAGTGCAGTTCTTCATATTTTGAAAATTGCAGGTCTTTTAAAGGAACAAAGTGATAAAAATGGCTAA
- a CDS encoding putative signal transducing protein — MIYMLEKKNDTNNQKDDLELVLLRIANNNFELDLIKSLLDEDNISYIIKEPGIGGYMKIITGQTLYGASVLVEKSFYEKANAVLEGIIIGE, encoded by the coding sequence ATGATCTATATGTTAGAAAAGAAAAATGATACTAATAATCAAAAAGACGATTTAGAATTAGTTCTTCTAAGAATAGCAAACAATAATTTTGAATTAGATTTAATCAAAAGTTTATTAGACGAAGACAATATATCTTATATCATAAAGGAGCCAGGTATCGGAGGATATATGAAAATAATAACAGGTCAAACACTTTATGGTGCATCTGTATTGGTAGAAAAATCTTTTTATGAAAAAGCTAATGCTGTTTTAGAAGGGATTATAATCGGAGAATAG
- the rpmH gene encoding 50S ribosomal protein L34, with amino-acid sequence MKRTYQPKKRQRSREHGFRKRMKTRAGREIIKGRRKRGRKKLTA; translated from the coding sequence GTGAAAAGAACTTATCAACCGAAAAAAAGACAAAGAAGTAGAGAACATGGATTTAGAAAAAGAATGAAAACTAGAGCAGGTAGAGAGATAATAAAAGGAAGAAGAAAAAGAGGTAGAAAAAAACTGACAGCATAA
- the mnmE gene encoding tRNA uridine-5-carboxymethylaminomethyl(34) synthesis GTPase MnmE: MTIAAISTAVGEAGIGIVRISGKKALDIGNSVFKGNKITEINEENNRKLIYGHIIDKKNDYIIDEVLISFMKGPTTYTREDMVEIYCHGGIISVRRVLELILNNGARLAEPGEFTKRAFLNGRLDLSQAEAVMDMIKAKTDKSFEVSLDQLEGSLSRKIKEIRNILLEMIAHIEVSIDFPDEDTEEMTYDDLKRNGNIVREEIEKLLLTSDRGKILRDALNTVILGKPNVGKSSLLNSILGDNRAIVTDIPGTTRDIIEEYVNIDGIPLRIIDTAGIRNTEDLVEQIGVNKAKESVEKADLIIVVFDASRELSEEDHEIIKLIQGKKSIILLNKVDLMPKYDIEHLKSLLDGQEIITTSITSGIGVDLLENSIKSLFFAGDVEINSNVIITNMRHKNQLVKALENINQGIEELNGNVPIDCVEVELKNCWDNLGEISGDTIGEDILDKIFSEFCIGK; encoded by the coding sequence ATGACTATTGCTGCTATTTCTACTGCTGTTGGTGAAGCAGGGATTGGTATAGTAAGGATTAGCGGAAAGAAAGCATTGGATATTGGAAATTCAGTTTTTAAGGGTAATAAAATCACCGAAATAAATGAGGAAAATAATAGAAAATTAATATATGGTCATATAATAGATAAGAAAAATGATTATATTATAGATGAAGTATTGATATCCTTTATGAAGGGACCAACCACTTACACTAGAGAAGACATGGTAGAAATCTATTGTCATGGTGGCATAATATCTGTTAGAAGGGTTTTAGAGTTAATATTAAATAATGGAGCTAGGCTTGCCGAACCAGGAGAATTTACTAAGAGAGCTTTTCTTAATGGGAGATTGGATTTATCTCAAGCTGAGGCTGTAATGGATATGATTAAGGCAAAAACCGACAAGAGTTTTGAGGTGTCATTAGATCAGTTAGAAGGATCATTATCAAGAAAAATTAAAGAAATTAGAAATATATTATTAGAAATGATTGCTCATATTGAGGTTTCCATAGATTTTCCCGATGAAGATACAGAAGAAATGACCTATGATGACTTAAAGAGAAATGGAAATATTGTTAGAGAAGAAATAGAAAAACTTCTTTTAACATCAGATAGAGGTAAGATACTTCGTGATGCGCTAAATACAGTGATACTTGGAAAACCCAATGTTGGCAAATCTTCTTTGTTAAATTCAATCCTTGGTGATAATCGTGCCATAGTAACAGATATACCTGGTACTACAAGGGATATTATAGAGGAATATGTAAATATTGATGGAATTCCACTTAGAATAATTGATACTGCAGGAATTAGAAATACTGAGGATTTAGTAGAGCAAATAGGAGTAAATAAGGCAAAAGAATCAGTAGAAAAAGCAGATTTAATAATAGTTGTTTTTGATGCATCTAGAGAATTATCTGAAGAGGACCATGAGATTATAAAATTGATACAAGGTAAAAAAAGCATCATTCTTCTAAATAAAGTTGATTTAATGCCTAAATATGATATAGAACATTTAAAATCACTCCTTGATGGTCAAGAAATAATAACTACATCTATTACATCTGGTATAGGTGTTGATTTACTTGAAAATAGTATAAAATCTTTATTCTTTGCAGGAGATGTTGAAATTAACTCTAATGTCATAATTACAAATATGAGACATAAAAATCAGTTAGTTAAAGCATTGGAAAATATAAACCAAGGAATAGAAGAGTTAAATGGAAATGTTCCTATTGATTGTGTTGAGGTAGAATTGAAGAATTGTTGGGATAACTTAGGAGAAATATCTGGAGATACCATAGGAGAAGATATTTTGGATAAGATATTTTCAGAATTTTGTATAGGAAAATAG
- the yidD gene encoding membrane protein insertion efficiency factor YidD — protein sequence MAKIAIIIIRFYQNFISKYILTRKNCRFYPTCSEYSIQAYRKYGFFKGSYLTISRILRCNPFNEGGYDPLK from the coding sequence ATGGCTAAAATAGCTATTATTATAATAAGATTTTATCAGAATTTTATATCTAAATATATTCTAACGAGGAAAAACTGTAGATTTTATCCTACTTGTTCGGAGTACTCAATACAAGCTTATAGAAAATATGGTTTTTTTAAAGGATCTTATTTGACTATTAGTAGAATATTAAGATGTAATCCTTTCAATGAAGGAGGATATGATCCGCTTAAATGA
- the mnmG gene encoding tRNA uridine-5-carboxymethylaminomethyl(34) synthesis enzyme MnmG, which yields MKEVKHYFAGEYDVIVVGAGHAGVEAALASSRMGMKTMMMTMSLDSIVALSCNPNIGGTGKGHLVREIDALGGEMAINIDKSFIQSKMLNTSKGPAVHSLRVQADKKTYHIEMKKALEDEPNLTLRQGEVVDILLEDKSISGILTRTGAIYNCKSVVLATGTYLKGRVYMGEINYESGPDGMFPSILLSDALEGKGFDLRRLKTGTPARVHRDSIDYSKMEIQPGDEEVIPFSFLNMEKKFDIEQLPCYLTYTTEEMHDIIRDNLHRSPMYSGDIDGVGPRYCPSIEDKVVRFSDKNKHQIFIEPEGLSTKEMYVQGASSTLPEEVQLEMYRKIKGLENVKFMRSAYAIEYDSIDPTILKRSLEHKEINNLFFAGQVNGSSGYEEAAAQGLIAGINAVLNIKGEEAFVLDRSEAYIGVLIDDLVTKGTEEPYRMMTSRAEYRLTLRQDNADLRLTERGYKIGLATEERYKKTLEKKDYIEKELERLKKIQINPTKENNQILESLKTSAINTSTSLYDLIKRPELGYDILSELDIDRPELLREIRLQVETQIKYEGYIKKQMIQIEQFKKLEKKALSQDLDYNEVKNLSSEAKQKLSKIKPDSVGQASRISGVSPSDINMLLIYLEQKRREERVGKDD from the coding sequence ATGAAAGAAGTTAAACATTATTTTGCAGGAGAATATGATGTTATTGTAGTGGGAGCTGGTCATGCTGGTGTAGAGGCAGCATTGGCAAGTAGCAGAATGGGAATGAAAACTATGATGATGACTATGAGCTTAGATTCTATTGTAGCTCTCTCTTGCAATCCCAATATAGGTGGTACAGGAAAAGGTCATTTAGTCAGAGAAATCGACGCCTTAGGTGGGGAGATGGCTATAAATATAGATAAGTCATTTATACAATCTAAGATGTTAAATACCTCAAAAGGTCCAGCTGTTCATTCTCTTAGAGTACAAGCTGATAAAAAGACATACCATATAGAAATGAAAAAAGCATTAGAAGATGAACCGAATCTAACCTTGAGACAGGGAGAAGTAGTGGATATTTTATTGGAAGATAAATCCATATCTGGAATCTTAACAAGAACTGGGGCTATATATAATTGTAAGTCTGTAGTATTGGCTACGGGAACTTATCTAAAGGGAAGAGTTTATATGGGAGAGATTAACTATGAGTCAGGTCCTGACGGTATGTTTCCTTCCATACTTTTATCAGATGCTTTAGAAGGAAAGGGATTTGATCTTAGAAGGCTTAAGACAGGTACACCTGCTAGGGTCCATAGAGATAGTATAGACTATTCAAAAATGGAAATTCAGCCTGGAGATGAAGAAGTTATACCTTTTTCTTTCTTAAATATGGAAAAGAAATTTGATATTGAGCAGTTACCATGTTATTTGACTTATACTACTGAAGAGATGCACGACATAATAAGAGATAATTTACATCGTTCACCTATGTATTCAGGTGATATTGATGGAGTAGGGCCAAGATATTGTCCTTCCATTGAGGACAAGGTGGTTAGATTCTCAGATAAAAATAAACATCAAATATTTATTGAACCAGAGGGGCTATCAACTAAGGAAATGTATGTACAAGGTGCTAGTTCCACTTTGCCAGAAGAAGTACAGTTAGAAATGTATAGAAAAATAAAAGGCTTAGAAAATGTAAAATTCATGAGATCTGCATATGCTATTGAATATGATTCAATTGATCCTACAATCTTAAAAAGGTCTTTGGAGCATAAGGAAATAAATAATCTGTTTTTTGCAGGACAAGTAAACGGATCTTCAGGATATGAAGAAGCTGCAGCTCAAGGATTAATTGCAGGAATTAATGCTGTTTTAAATATAAAAGGTGAGGAAGCCTTTGTATTAGATAGATCGGAAGCATATATTGGAGTCTTAATTGATGACTTGGTAACTAAGGGAACAGAAGAGCCATATAGGATGATGACATCAAGGGCTGAATATAGACTTACACTAAGGCAAGATAACGCAGATTTAAGGCTTACAGAGCGTGGATATAAAATAGGTTTAGCCACAGAAGAAAGATATAAAAAGACCTTAGAGAAAAAAGATTATATAGAAAAAGAATTGGAAAGACTTAAGAAAATACAAATTAATCCAACCAAGGAGAATAATCAAATATTAGAAAGTCTTAAAACATCAGCTATAAATACTTCAACGAGTCTTTATGATTTAATTAAGAGACCAGAGTTAGGATATGATATTTTATCAGAATTAGATATAGATAGGCCTGAATTATTAAGAGAGATTAGGCTCCAAGTAGAGACCCAAATCAAATATGAAGGATATATAAAGAAACAAATGATACAAATCGAACAATTTAAAAAATTAGAGAAAAAGGCCTTAAGTCAAGATTTGGATTATAATGAAGTAAAAAATCTAAGTAGTGAAGCAAAGCAAAAATTAAGCAAAATAAAACCTGATTCAGTAGGTCAAGCATCTAGAATATCAGGAGTTTCACCTTCAGATATAAATATGCTTTTGATTTATTTAGAACAAAAAAGAAGGGAAGAAAGGGTAGGGAAAGATGACTGA
- a CDS encoding polysaccharide deacetylase family protein, whose product MGKLKKDLNIILNIYIVVMLLTITFIQSYTPDTIYTFSDSAMVVFTKGSSTEKKIALSFDDGPHPEYTNQILDLLKEYSIPGTFFVLGKHAELYPEIIKRQVAEGHEIGNHSYSHVNMKKASTKVVKEEFEKTQEIVSSISNTRPKVFRPPYGNYNKEVIKVISSDNSILVLWTFYQDSKDWSNPGVEAIVNTTLSKIQNGDIILFHDYVYKNESNTVEALKTIIPELIKEGYSFVTISELINISQEK is encoded by the coding sequence ATGGGGAAGTTAAAAAAAGATTTAAATATAATATTAAATATATATATAGTAGTAATGTTATTAACCATAACATTCATACAGTCTTATACTCCTGATACAATTTATACATTTTCAGATAGTGCCATGGTAGTTTTTACAAAAGGTTCATCAACAGAAAAAAAAATCGCATTAAGTTTTGATGACGGACCTCATCCTGAGTATACTAATCAGATACTAGATTTGCTAAAAGAATATAGTATTCCTGGAACTTTTTTTGTATTGGGAAAACACGCAGAATTATATCCTGAAATTATTAAAAGACAAGTAGCTGAAGGACATGAAATAGGAAATCACTCATACTCTCATGTTAATATGAAAAAAGCTTCCACTAAGGTAGTTAAAGAGGAATTTGAAAAGACTCAAGAAATAGTTTCTTCCATAAGTAATACTAGGCCTAAAGTCTTTAGACCTCCATATGGTAATTATAACAAAGAGGTAATTAAAGTAATAAGTAGTGACAACTCTATTTTAGTTCTCTGGACATTTTATCAAGATTCAAAGGATTGGTCAAATCCTGGAGTAGAAGCAATAGTTAATACAACCTTATCAAAGATACAAAATGGGGATATTATACTATTTCATGATTATGTATATAAAAATGAGAGTAATACAGTGGAAGCACTAAAGACTATAATTCCAGAATTAATTAAAGAAGGATACAGCTTTGTAACTATATCTGAATTAATAAATATATCCCAAGAGAAATAA
- a CDS encoding YidC/Oxa1 family membrane protein insertase, which produces MTAFLGNILGALLKFVYDTVSMIGTEPENFSFYAMAVIVTTIVFKMILLPISLHQVKSSRKMSEIQPKIKEIQTKYKNDPQTMNIKMQEVYKEEKYNPAAGCLPLLIQLPIILAFFKVMREPTIFAFKDPVTYEAMNKAFFWIKNLENPDPFLWGLPLLAAATTYLQSLTMTTASADPQAQSTTKMMNIFLPVMIFMAARGFSAGLAIYWVVGNIFSIIQQIISNKSYRKIKEEN; this is translated from the coding sequence ATGACGGCTTTTCTAGGTAATATACTAGGGGCACTATTAAAATTTGTTTATGATACAGTTTCAATGATTGGTACAGAGCCAGAGAACTTCTCTTTTTATGCAATGGCTGTAATCGTAACAACAATTGTATTTAAGATGATACTTTTACCAATTAGCTTACATCAAGTTAAATCTTCTAGGAAGATGAGTGAAATTCAACCTAAGATTAAGGAAATTCAAACTAAATATAAAAATGATCCTCAAACAATGAATATTAAAATGCAGGAAGTATATAAGGAAGAAAAATATAATCCAGCTGCTGGATGTTTACCACTTTTAATTCAACTTCCAATAATTTTAGCGTTTTTTAAAGTAATGCGTGAACCGACGATTTTTGCATTTAAAGATCCAGTTACTTATGAAGCAATGAATAAAGCGTTTTTTTGGATCAAAAATTTAGAAAACCCAGATCCTTTTTTATGGGGTCTACCGTTATTGGCTGCAGCAACAACATACTTACAGAGTCTAACTATGACAACAGCAAGTGCTGATCCTCAAGCTCAGTCAACTACGAAAATGATGAATATATTTCTACCTGTAATGATATTTATGGCAGCGAGAGGTTTTTCAGCAGGACTTGCAATATATTGGGTAGTAGGTAATATCTTCTCTATTATTCAACAAATTATTTCAAATAAATCTTATCGTAAGATTAAGGAGGAAAATTAA